The DNA segment GCTGTGCTAAGACTGCTCCGAGCATTCCTTCGCCTGTCCCGTAAACCAGCCCGAACGTCGCAATGATTGCTTCCTTGGCACCAATCCCGACAAGAAGTGCTACAGAGGCCTGCCAGCTGCCAAAACCAGCCGGGGATAATATAGGTGCGATGACTGCACCTAATTTTCCGAGGAAACTTTCGGCGCTTCCAGGTTCAACGCCGACCGGGAAAACGGATAGTATCCAGATCAGGATGACGATCGCAAGGATTACGGTCCCTGCTTTCCTGACAAACGACTCCGTTTTTTTCCACATGTGCCGCATTAAACTCTTCAGCGTCGGCAGACGATAAGGCGGGAGTTCCATAACAAAGTAGGATTTTTCCTGCTTGAACAATGTTTCACTCAGGATTTTCCCGGCGGCGACAGCAACCATGATCCCTAAAAGGTACAGTGAAAAAATAACCAATCCTGCCAACGGTATGATGCCGATCGTTTTGCCCCTGAAGAATGCCCCGGCAAACAGCGCATAGACCGGAAGCCTGGCACTGCAGGAAATAAACGGACTGATTAAAATGCCGATCATACGGTCTTTCCGGCTGTCCAAGGTTCGGGTGGACATGATTCCGGCCACATTGCAGCCGCTGCCGACAATCATGGCAACGGCCGTTTTCCCGTGCAGCCCGACAGCATTCATCAGCCGGTCCATAACATAGGCTGCCCTGGCCATATAACCGCTGTCTTCAAGAAAAGAAATCAAGAAATACATGGTAAACATCATCGGGACAAATACGAGTACAGAACCTACTCCGCCGATCAGCGCATCGCTGACAAAGGACTGGGCCAGGACCGGAGCATTTACCAGCAAGCCGGAAACATACCGCCCCAGGATCCCGAAGGCGCTGTCCACATAGCCCCCAAGAACATTATTGCCGAGACCCATTGTGATCTGATACAGCAAAAACATAATTACAAAAAACAAAGGAATCCCGATCCATTTATTTGTCACCACCCTGTCAATCATTTCTGTCAGATCTCTTTGCGGAGGCGTTTCCCTACGAACACAATCCCTAATGATTTGGCCGATAAAGATATAACGTTGGTCTGCCAGATAGATTCCGGGCTCAAGACCAAAACGGCTCGTTATCCTGTCCTTTTCCTTGTCAGCCAGTTTTTCCAGGGTAGGACAACCTGCTATTTGCGTTCGAGCAAACGCCTCATCCTCGAGCAGCCTGACAGCCACCAAGTTCGCCGATTCTTTACCAGCAATACCTGCTTGGGCCAGGGCCTCAGCCAAAGCTCCAGATTCCCGGTTCATCGTTTGCCAATAGTCTGGCTGGACGGGCCGGCTTGGTTTTACTTTCATTGCCGCTGAAGTCTCCAGCAACTCCTGAATCCCTTTGTTCTTCGTTGCCACTGTAGTAACAACCGGTACGCCAAGAACATCTCCAAGTTTCGCTGTATTGATGAAAATATTCTTTTTCACTGCTTCATCTGTCATATTTAATGCAATGATTACATTCGTATCCATCTCAATCAACTGTAACGTGAAATAAAGATTCCTCTCCAGATTTGCTGAGTCAATCACGTTCACAACAACATCGGGTTTTTCCTGCAAAATATAGTTTACCGCAACTATTTCATCCTCCGAACTGGCGGAAAGACTATACGCCCCGGGTAAGTCAATTACGCTGATCTCATCCCCGTTGAACCTGACCGTACCTTCTTTTTTCTCAACGGTTACTCCCGGCCAATTGCCAACATGCTGCCTCGAGCCTGTCAACGCATTAAAAATGCTTGTTTTCCCGCAGTTTGGGTTTCCAACGAGAGCTATCGTAAAATTCTTTTTCATCTGTTAATCCTTGCCCTGAAACACTTGCGATTAAGCATTCCATACAATGTTTGTTTCAATATTTATTACTGTCTATGCTGTTTTAACAAGGTATAATTTGCGGTGTTTATCATCGCAAATTATACATGATAGTGATTATGATTATCATTTAAT comes from the Dehalobacter sp. genome and includes:
- the feoB gene encoding ferrous iron transport protein B, yielding MKKNFTIALVGNPNCGKTSIFNALTGSRQHVGNWPGVTVEKKEGTVRFNGDEISVIDLPGAYSLSASSEDEIVAVNYILQEKPDVVVNVIDSANLERNLYFTLQLIEMDTNVIIALNMTDEAVKKNIFINTAKLGDVLGVPVVTTVATKNKGIQELLETSAAMKVKPSRPVQPDYWQTMNRESGALAEALAQAGIAGKESANLVAVRLLEDEAFARTQIAGCPTLEKLADKEKDRITSRFGLEPGIYLADQRYIFIGQIIRDCVRRETPPQRDLTEMIDRVVTNKWIGIPLFFVIMFLLYQITMGLGNNVLGGYVDSAFGILGRYVSGLLVNAPVLAQSFVSDALIGGVGSVLVFVPMMFTMYFLISFLEDSGYMARAAYVMDRLMNAVGLHGKTAVAMIVGSGCNVAGIMSTRTLDSRKDRMIGILISPFISCSARLPVYALFAGAFFRGKTIGIIPLAGLVIFSLYLLGIMVAVAAGKILSETLFKQEKSYFVMELPPYRLPTLKSLMRHMWKKTESFVRKAGTVILAIVILIWILSVFPVGVEPGSAESFLGKLGAVIAPILSPAGFGSWQASVALLVGIGAKEAIIATFGLVYGTGEGMLGAVLAQHFTPLSAYAFMVMTLLYSPCAATIGIIKKETNSNKWTLFSVLYSLIIGWIAAVLIFQLGSLFI